The following coding sequences lie in one Anomalospiza imberbis isolate Cuckoo-Finch-1a 21T00152 chromosome 17, ASM3175350v1, whole genome shotgun sequence genomic window:
- the TP53RK gene encoding EKC/KEOPS complex subunit TP53RK, which produces MAAAQAEAGGARSVVAGAAGPAMGDVGPVGPATAELGAAAPVVDGAEGGADDAVVAEEPPAPPPLPGLRLVQQGAEAHVYRGLFLGRPAVAKLRVPKRYRHPALEERLSRRRMVQEARSLLRCRRAGIPAPAVYFVDYVTNSIYLEDIVDSITVQDHIYSVQKSGNDTSDLHKLAEKMGELLARMHDEDIIHGDLTTANLLLRPPTEKLDLVLIDFGLSFISGLPEDKGVDLYVLEKAFISTHPDTETMFQALLKTYAATSKKSGPVIKKLDEVRLRGRKRSMIG; this is translated from the exons ATGGCGGCGGCCCAGGCGGAGGCGGGCGGCGCGCGTTCGGTCGTggccggggccgcgggcccTGCGATGGGCGACGTGGGGCCCGTGGGCCCCGCCACGGCCGAGCTGGGTGCCGCGGCCCCCGTCGTGGACGGCGCCGAGGGCGGGGCGGACGACGCCGTGGTGGCGGAGGAgccgccggcgccgccgccgctgccggggctgcggctgGTGCAGCAGGGCGCCGAGGCGCACGTGTACCGCGGGCTCTTCCTCGGGCGGCCGGCGGTGGCGAAGCTCCGCGTCCCGAAGCGGTACCGCCACCCGGCGCTGGAGGAGCGGCTGAGCCGGCGGCGCATGGTGCAGGAGGCGCGGTCGCTGCTGCGGTGCCGGCGGGCAG GgattccagctccagcagtcTACTTTGTGGATTATGTCACCAACTCCATCTATCTTGAAGATATTGTAGACTCAATTACTGTTCAGGATCATATTTATTCTGTACAAAAGAGTGGAAATGATACCAGTGACCTCCATAAGTTAGCAGAGAAGATGGGTGAGCTGTTAGCAAGGATGCACGATGAGGATATTATCCATGGGGATCTTACAACTGCCAATCTCCTCCTGCGGCCACCCACGGAGAAGCTGGACTTGGTGTTGATAGACTTTGGACTCAGTTTTATTTCGGGTCTTCCAGAGGATAAAGGAGTTGATTTGTACGTGCTGGAGAAAGCCTTCATTAGCACTCATCCAGATACTGAAACGATGTTCCAAGCTCTGCTAAAGACCTATGCAGCCACGTCTAAAAAATCTGGTCCTGTGATCAAAAAGCTGGATGAGGTTCGGCTAAGGGGAAGGAAGAGATCCATGATTGGGTAG
- the SLC2A10 gene encoding solute carrier family 2, facilitated glucose transporter member 10 isoform X1 gives MGRALLVLLLSGTVSLLGGLIFGYELGIISGALLQLQADFQLSCFKQEVLVSAVLIGALLASLAGGILIDRHGRRRAILVSNLVLLGGSLILTLARAFTVLVIGRMTVGFAISVSSMACCIYVSEMVAAHQRGLLVSLYEAGITVGILLSYALNYIFADVDEGWRYMFGLAIAPAAMQFLSILFLPVNPVKLSSWDSDCQKGLIPLQDTEDRAAAKREPCQEKHYSFLDLFRTRDSMRRRTLVGLGLVLFQQFTGQPNVLGYASKIFHSVGFQSNSSAILASVGLGAIKVVATLVAMALADKAGRRVLLMAGCVVMAVSVTTIGLTSRMAPLAMARDCKAAAGPNASHSLTQHPLTAVLPQAAVSPVPPASGAVQSQAGPGFAATRSLTEVFSRTQSKEVVPHPSLAQKRDLAGQSKKGTLESTGPPLGAAPWAQHTVLNWITLLSMMAFVSAFSIGFGPMTWLVLSEIYPAGIRGRAFAFCNSFNWAANLLISLSFLDLIDAIGFSWMFLLYGLMGVMAVIFIYLFVPETKGQSLEEIDQQFSRKRVWEGNVFKQRRGRGASCTHALYQRVEHASST, from the exons ATGG GTCGTGCACTGCTGGTTCTCCTCTTGTCTGGAACAGTGTCTCTCCTGGGCGGGCTGATATTTGGATATGAGCTGGGGATAATCTCTggagcactgctgcagctgcaggcagacTTTCAGCTCAGCTGCTTCAAGCAGGAAGTTCTGGTGAGCGCCGTCCTTATCGGAGCGCTCCTCGCCTCCCTGGCTGGGGGGATCCTCATCGACCGCCACGGCCGGAGGAGAGCAATCCTGGTCAGCAACTTGGTGCTCCTGGGGGGCAGCCTCATCCTCACACTGGCCAGGGCATTCACTGTGCTGGTCATTGGGCGAATGACCGTGGGCTTTGCCATCTCTGTCTCATCCATGGCCTGCTGCATCTACGTCTCAGAAATGGTGGCTGCTCACCAGCGAGGGCTGCTGGTGTCGCTCTACGAAGCAGGAATCACCGTGGGCATCCTGCTGTCCTATGCGCTGAATTACATCTTTGCGGACGTGGATGAGGGGTGGAGGTACATGTTTGGACTGGCCATTGCCCCAGCGGCCATGCAGTTCCTCAGCATCCTCTTTCTCCCAGTGAACCCTGTTAAATTAAGCTCGTGGGACTCAGACTGCCAGAAGGGCCTCATCCCATTGCAGGACACAGaggacagagcagcagcaaagcgGGAGCCCTGTCAGGAGAAGCATTACTCATTTCTTGATCTTTTTAGGACCAGAGACAGCATGAGGAGGCGGACTCTGGTGGGCCTGGGACTGGTGCTCTTCCAGCAGTTCACTGGGCAGCCCAATGTGCTGGGCTACGCCTCCAAAATCTTCCACTCGGTGGGGTTCCAGAGCAACTCCTCAGCGATCCTGGCCTCAGTTGGGCTGGGAGCAATAAAGGTGGTGGCCACGCTGGTGGCCATGGCCTTGGCAGACAAGGCGGGCAGGAGAGTGCTGCTCATGGCTGGCTGTGTGGTGATGGCCGTCTCTGTCACCACCATCGGCCTCACCAGCCGCATGGCTCCGCTGGCCATGGCCAGGGACTGCAAAGCAGCCGCAGGCCCCAATGCATCCCACAGCCTCACCCAGCACCCCCTGACAGCTGTGCTCCCCCAGGCTGCTGTGTCACCCGTCCCGCCAGCGTCAGGTGCTGTCCAAAGTCAGGCAGGCCCTGGTTTTGCTGCCACAAGGAGCCTTACGGAAGTTTTTTCCAGGACTCAAAGCAAAGAGGTTGTTCCTCATCCTTCCCTCGCTCAGAAAAGGGACTTGGCAGGTCAGTCCAAGAAAGGAACACTGGAAAGCACAGGCCCTCCCCTCGGTGCTGCTCCCTGGGCGCAACATACGGTCTTAAATTGGATTACACTGCTGAGCATGATGGCTTTTGTGAGTGCCTTCTCAATTGGATTTGGGCCAA TGACCTGGCTGGTCCTGAGTGAGATTTACCCTGCTGGGATAAGAGGAAGAGCTTTTGCCTTCTGTAACAGCTTTAACTGGGCTGCTAATTTACTGATCAGCCTCTCCTTCCTGGACCTTATTG ATGCCATTGGATTCTCTTGGATGTTTCTTCTCTATGGGCTGATGGGAGTGATGGCTGTTATATTCATTTACCTTTTTGTGCCGGAAACAAAGGGACAGTCCCTGGAGGAGATAGACCAGCAGTTCTCCAGGAAACG
- the SLC2A10 gene encoding solute carrier family 2, facilitated glucose transporter member 10 isoform X3 — MGRALLVLLLSGTVSLLGGLIFGYELGIISGALLQLQADFQLSCFKQEVLVSAVLIGALLASLAGGILIDRHGRRRAILVSNLVLLGGSLILTLARAFTVLVIGRMTVGFAISVSSMACCIYVSEMVAAHQRGLLVSLYEAGITVGILLSYALNYIFADVDEGWRYMFGLAIAPAAMQFLSILFLPVNPVKLSSWDSDCQKGLIPLQDTEDRAAAKREPCQEKHYSFLDLFRTRDSMRRRTLVGLGLVLFQQFTGQPNVLGYASKIFHSVGFQSNSSAILASVGLGAIKVVATLVAMALADKAGRRVLLMAGCVVMAVSVTTIGLTSRMAPLAMARDCKAAAGPNASHSLTQHPLTAVLPQAAVSPVPPASGAVQSQAGPGFAATRSLTEVFSRTQSKEVVPHPSLAQKRDLAVTWLVLSEIYPAGIRGRAFAFCNSFNWAANLLISLSFLDLIDAIGFSWMFLLYGLMGVMAVIFIYLFVPETKGQSLEEIDQQFSRKRVWEGNVFKQRRGRGASCTHALYQRVEHASST; from the exons ATGG GTCGTGCACTGCTGGTTCTCCTCTTGTCTGGAACAGTGTCTCTCCTGGGCGGGCTGATATTTGGATATGAGCTGGGGATAATCTCTggagcactgctgcagctgcaggcagacTTTCAGCTCAGCTGCTTCAAGCAGGAAGTTCTGGTGAGCGCCGTCCTTATCGGAGCGCTCCTCGCCTCCCTGGCTGGGGGGATCCTCATCGACCGCCACGGCCGGAGGAGAGCAATCCTGGTCAGCAACTTGGTGCTCCTGGGGGGCAGCCTCATCCTCACACTGGCCAGGGCATTCACTGTGCTGGTCATTGGGCGAATGACCGTGGGCTTTGCCATCTCTGTCTCATCCATGGCCTGCTGCATCTACGTCTCAGAAATGGTGGCTGCTCACCAGCGAGGGCTGCTGGTGTCGCTCTACGAAGCAGGAATCACCGTGGGCATCCTGCTGTCCTATGCGCTGAATTACATCTTTGCGGACGTGGATGAGGGGTGGAGGTACATGTTTGGACTGGCCATTGCCCCAGCGGCCATGCAGTTCCTCAGCATCCTCTTTCTCCCAGTGAACCCTGTTAAATTAAGCTCGTGGGACTCAGACTGCCAGAAGGGCCTCATCCCATTGCAGGACACAGaggacagagcagcagcaaagcgGGAGCCCTGTCAGGAGAAGCATTACTCATTTCTTGATCTTTTTAGGACCAGAGACAGCATGAGGAGGCGGACTCTGGTGGGCCTGGGACTGGTGCTCTTCCAGCAGTTCACTGGGCAGCCCAATGTGCTGGGCTACGCCTCCAAAATCTTCCACTCGGTGGGGTTCCAGAGCAACTCCTCAGCGATCCTGGCCTCAGTTGGGCTGGGAGCAATAAAGGTGGTGGCCACGCTGGTGGCCATGGCCTTGGCAGACAAGGCGGGCAGGAGAGTGCTGCTCATGGCTGGCTGTGTGGTGATGGCCGTCTCTGTCACCACCATCGGCCTCACCAGCCGCATGGCTCCGCTGGCCATGGCCAGGGACTGCAAAGCAGCCGCAGGCCCCAATGCATCCCACAGCCTCACCCAGCACCCCCTGACAGCTGTGCTCCCCCAGGCTGCTGTGTCACCCGTCCCGCCAGCGTCAGGTGCTGTCCAAAGTCAGGCAGGCCCTGGTTTTGCTGCCACAAGGAGCCTTACGGAAGTTTTTTCCAGGACTCAAAGCAAAGAGGTTGTTCCTCATCCTTCCCTCGCTCAGAAAAGGGACTTGGCAG TGACCTGGCTGGTCCTGAGTGAGATTTACCCTGCTGGGATAAGAGGAAGAGCTTTTGCCTTCTGTAACAGCTTTAACTGGGCTGCTAATTTACTGATCAGCCTCTCCTTCCTGGACCTTATTG ATGCCATTGGATTCTCTTGGATGTTTCTTCTCTATGGGCTGATGGGAGTGATGGCTGTTATATTCATTTACCTTTTTGTGCCGGAAACAAAGGGACAGTCCCTGGAGGAGATAGACCAGCAGTTCTCCAGGAAACG
- the SLC2A10 gene encoding solute carrier family 2, facilitated glucose transporter member 10 isoform X2: MGRALLVLLLSGTVSLLGGLIFGYELGIISGALLQLQADFQLSCFKQEVLVSAVLIGALLASLAGGILIDRHGRRRAILVSNLVLLGGSLILTLARAFTVLVIGRMTVGFAISVSSMACCIYVSEMVAAHQRGLLVSLYEAGITVGILLSYALNYIFADVDEGWRYMFGLAIAPAAMQFLSILFLPVNPVKLSSWDSDCQKGLIPLQDTEDRAAAKREPCQEKHYSFLDLFRTRDSMRRRTLVGLGLVLFQQFTGQPNVLGYASKIFHSVGFQSNSSAILASVGLGAIKVVATLVAMALADKAGRRVLLMAGCVVMAVSVTTIGLTSRMAPLAMARDCKAAAGPNASHSLTQHPLTAVLPQAAVSPVPPASGAVQSQAGPGFAATRSLTEVFSRTQSKEVVPHPSLAQKRDLAGQSKKGTLESTGPPLGAAPWAQHTVLNWITLLSMMAFVSAFSIGFGPMTWLVLSEIYPAGIRGRAFAFCNSFNWAANLLISLSFLDLIGQSLEEIDQQFSRKRVWEGNVFKQRRGRGASCTHALYQRVEHASST; the protein is encoded by the exons ATGG GTCGTGCACTGCTGGTTCTCCTCTTGTCTGGAACAGTGTCTCTCCTGGGCGGGCTGATATTTGGATATGAGCTGGGGATAATCTCTggagcactgctgcagctgcaggcagacTTTCAGCTCAGCTGCTTCAAGCAGGAAGTTCTGGTGAGCGCCGTCCTTATCGGAGCGCTCCTCGCCTCCCTGGCTGGGGGGATCCTCATCGACCGCCACGGCCGGAGGAGAGCAATCCTGGTCAGCAACTTGGTGCTCCTGGGGGGCAGCCTCATCCTCACACTGGCCAGGGCATTCACTGTGCTGGTCATTGGGCGAATGACCGTGGGCTTTGCCATCTCTGTCTCATCCATGGCCTGCTGCATCTACGTCTCAGAAATGGTGGCTGCTCACCAGCGAGGGCTGCTGGTGTCGCTCTACGAAGCAGGAATCACCGTGGGCATCCTGCTGTCCTATGCGCTGAATTACATCTTTGCGGACGTGGATGAGGGGTGGAGGTACATGTTTGGACTGGCCATTGCCCCAGCGGCCATGCAGTTCCTCAGCATCCTCTTTCTCCCAGTGAACCCTGTTAAATTAAGCTCGTGGGACTCAGACTGCCAGAAGGGCCTCATCCCATTGCAGGACACAGaggacagagcagcagcaaagcgGGAGCCCTGTCAGGAGAAGCATTACTCATTTCTTGATCTTTTTAGGACCAGAGACAGCATGAGGAGGCGGACTCTGGTGGGCCTGGGACTGGTGCTCTTCCAGCAGTTCACTGGGCAGCCCAATGTGCTGGGCTACGCCTCCAAAATCTTCCACTCGGTGGGGTTCCAGAGCAACTCCTCAGCGATCCTGGCCTCAGTTGGGCTGGGAGCAATAAAGGTGGTGGCCACGCTGGTGGCCATGGCCTTGGCAGACAAGGCGGGCAGGAGAGTGCTGCTCATGGCTGGCTGTGTGGTGATGGCCGTCTCTGTCACCACCATCGGCCTCACCAGCCGCATGGCTCCGCTGGCCATGGCCAGGGACTGCAAAGCAGCCGCAGGCCCCAATGCATCCCACAGCCTCACCCAGCACCCCCTGACAGCTGTGCTCCCCCAGGCTGCTGTGTCACCCGTCCCGCCAGCGTCAGGTGCTGTCCAAAGTCAGGCAGGCCCTGGTTTTGCTGCCACAAGGAGCCTTACGGAAGTTTTTTCCAGGACTCAAAGCAAAGAGGTTGTTCCTCATCCTTCCCTCGCTCAGAAAAGGGACTTGGCAGGTCAGTCCAAGAAAGGAACACTGGAAAGCACAGGCCCTCCCCTCGGTGCTGCTCCCTGGGCGCAACATACGGTCTTAAATTGGATTACACTGCTGAGCATGATGGCTTTTGTGAGTGCCTTCTCAATTGGATTTGGGCCAA TGACCTGGCTGGTCCTGAGTGAGATTTACCCTGCTGGGATAAGAGGAAGAGCTTTTGCCTTCTGTAACAGCTTTAACTGGGCTGCTAATTTACTGATCAGCCTCTCCTTCCTGGACCTTATT GGACAGTCCCTGGAGGAGATAGACCAGCAGTTCTCCAGGAAACG